CGCCTCCGTTATAGGTATTTAGACACCGGAGCCATGTACCGTGCGGTAGCCCTTTCCGTCGGACAAGAAGGTATCAACCCGGAGGATGAAGCGGCTTTAGAACGCCTGTGCCAAAAAATAAAAATTTCTTTCCAAGGGGATAGCCAAAATCAGAGGGTGATGCTGGGAAAGGAAGATGTCACCGAAAAGATTCGTGAGCCCGAGGTCGGATGGATGGCTTCCAGGGTATCGATGAAGCGGCCAGTCCGGGAAGCAATGGTGGATCTGCAGCGGAAAATAGGGGCCAAGGGGAAAATCGTAGCCGAAGGCCGAGACACGGGAACGGTTGTATTTCCCGATGCTGAATACAAATTTTTTCTGAATGCGCAACCCGAGGAAAGGGCCCGCAGGCGCTACCGGGAACTTACCGTCAAGGAGCTTTCCTTAAAAATGGAGGACGTAGAAAAAGAAATGATCCAGAGGGACGAACAGGATTCCTCAAGGAAATTAGCTCCACTCCGCCCGGCTGCAGATGCCCTGTTGATTGACTCCACGGAATTGAACCCCGGAGAAGTCGTCGCCAACATTCGGCAACTTATGAAAAAGAGAGAAAGAGATCGCGAAAAAAATTAAGGCCGGGGATGTTTGATTATGGTTGTGGTTTTTTTTTAATATGTTATAATTCCTTACTTAATTTGAAGGAAAAAGCGTGAGGGGGTATTTTTTAATGTCAGTAAAAGAGGAAGAACTTTTAACCGAAAAAATGGAGGAGGGTCCTCCACCAGAGGTAGTTGAAGAACAGACCGAAACCAAAGGCAAACCCGAAGAAGGGGAGAGTTTCCAAGCCCTATACGAAGAGAGCCTGCACGAAGTGCAAGAAGGAGAAGTTGTACACGGGCGGGTGATCCATGTCGGTCCAGAATTCGTAACGGTTGACATCGGGTTTAAATCGGAAGGCCAGCTTCCTTTGCGGGAGTTTTACAACAAGGATGGAACGCTGGTTGTGTCCGTCGGCGACTCCGTCGATGTTTTTGTGGAGCGGAAAGAGTCGGAAACGGGGTTGGTGAACCTATCGAAGGAAAAGGCTGATAAATTTAAATTCTGGGAAGAAATCAGCCGTGCCTGGAATGAAGACCAAGTAATTGAAGGGAAGATCGTCTCCCGGATCAAGGGAGGACTGAATGTGGATATTGGTGTGATGGCTTTTCTGCCTGGCTCCCAAGTCGACATTCGCCCCATCCGCAATTTAGAGAAACTTGTCGGCGGCACTTTTAAATTTAAGATCATCAAGCTCAACCGGCGGCGGGGGAATGTAGTTTTATCCCGCCGTATTCTTTTAGAGAAAGAGCGGGAGTCACGCCGGCAGAAAACCTTGGAGATTCTGAAAGAAGGACAGATCGTCGAAGGAGTGGTCAAGAATATTACCGATTATGGGGTGTTCATCGATTTAGGAGGGATCGACGGATTGATGCACATCACGGATATTTCGTGGGGCCGGATCAACCACCCCTCTGAAGTTCTGACCCTCGGTTCGAAAATCAAAGTCAAGATTTTGCAGTTCGACCGGGAACACCAGCGCGTATCCCTGGGACTGAAGCAAACCCTTCCCGATCCCTGGGAGAAAATAATTGAAAGATTCCCGGTGGGAGCGAGAGTAAAGGGAAAAGTTACCTCCATCACCGACTATGGCGCTTTCATTCAACTGCAAGAAGGGGTAGAGGGGTTGGTCCATGTTTCGGAAATGTCCTGGACCAAAAGAGTCAAGCATCCGTCCAAGATCTTATCTGTAGGGGATGAAGTGGAAGTCATGGTGCTGGAAGTGGAGCCGGGACAAAAAAGAATCTCCCTCGGGTTAAAGCAGACCGTCCCCAATCCCTGGGACACGATAGCCGAACGTTATCCCGTGGGAACGAAGATTCAGGGACGGATTAAAAACATCACCGATTTTGGGATTTTCATCGGCATTGATGAAGGGATCGATGGCTTGGTACACATTTCCGACGTTTCCTGGATTCAGCGCCTGAAACATCCCTCGGAAGTTTTTAAAAAGGGGCAGGAAGTTCAGGCCATCGTTTTGAACATTGATAAAGAAAATCAACGTTTCTCTCTGGGTATGAAACAAATTCAGAGGAACCCCTGGGACGATGTCCATCATCGCTTCAAAATCGGCCAGACCATTCAGGGCAAGGTAACCAATGTAACCAAATTTGGGGCTTTCGTGGAGATTGAACCGGGGATCGAGGGGTTGGTTCATATTTCGGAGTTAAGCAACCAGCGGGTGGAGAAGGCGACCGAAGTGGCCAAAGTAGGGGATGAGGTTCAAGCTGTAGTCATCAACGTGGATCCGAAGAAACACAAAATCGGCCTAAGCATCAAAGAAGTAGGTCGTTCTCAAGCGCATCCTTCTCGGAAAGAATCCCCCCCCGCCTATGATGACGATACCTCCGATTTCGGGCGCATGCTGAAGGAAGGATTGGAGAAGAGAGCACGCGAAAGCGACAACCTCCGGGAGCAGTAAATTCCAGATGAGAAAACACCCTGTCCTTCTGGGGATGATGGTTTTTACCGTGCTGTTCAGCCTTTTCGTGATTAGCATCTGGGCCCTTTCTTATATTGCCAGCCGGGAAGAAAGCTGGTGGGGAGACGAGAAGATTGCCATCGTCGACATCAAAGGCGTAATTATCGACTCCCAACCTGTGATCGAAAAATTGATCAAGTTCCGGAAGAATGAAAAAGTTAAAGCGGTCGTGCTGCGCATCGATTCACCGGGAGGAGCTGTAGGGCCGGCTCAAGAGATCTACGCTGAAGTGAAAAAGGTGCAGCGGGAGAAAAAGGTTTTGGTTTCGGTCGGCTCTGCTGCTGCTTCGGGAGGTT
This portion of the Deltaproteobacteria bacterium genome encodes:
- the cmk gene encoding (d)CMP kinase, which gives rise to MGGKGLKKKKKGAEIIAIDGPAGAGKSTVSKMLARRLRYRYLDTGAMYRAVALSVGQEGINPEDEAALERLCQKIKISFQGDSQNQRVMLGKEDVTEKIREPEVGWMASRVSMKRPVREAMVDLQRKIGAKGKIVAEGRDTGTVVFPDAEYKFFLNAQPEERARRRYRELTVKELSLKMEDVEKEMIQRDEQDSSRKLAPLRPAADALLIDSTELNPGEVVANIRQLMKKRERDREKN
- a CDS encoding 30S ribosomal protein S1, coding for MSVKEEELLTEKMEEGPPPEVVEEQTETKGKPEEGESFQALYEESLHEVQEGEVVHGRVIHVGPEFVTVDIGFKSEGQLPLREFYNKDGTLVVSVGDSVDVFVERKESETGLVNLSKEKADKFKFWEEISRAWNEDQVIEGKIVSRIKGGLNVDIGVMAFLPGSQVDIRPIRNLEKLVGGTFKFKIIKLNRRRGNVVLSRRILLEKERESRRQKTLEILKEGQIVEGVVKNITDYGVFIDLGGIDGLMHITDISWGRINHPSEVLTLGSKIKVKILQFDREHQRVSLGLKQTLPDPWEKIIERFPVGARVKGKVTSITDYGAFIQLQEGVEGLVHVSEMSWTKRVKHPSKILSVGDEVEVMVLEVEPGQKRISLGLKQTVPNPWDTIAERYPVGTKIQGRIKNITDFGIFIGIDEGIDGLVHISDVSWIQRLKHPSEVFKKGQEVQAIVLNIDKENQRFSLGMKQIQRNPWDDVHHRFKIGQTIQGKVTNVTKFGAFVEIEPGIEGLVHISELSNQRVEKATEVAKVGDEVQAVVINVDPKKHKIGLSIKEVGRSQAHPSRKESPPAYDDDTSDFGRMLKEGLEKRARESDNLREQ